The Streptomyces sp. NBC_01276 genome contains the following window.
TGCCGTTGCGGAACGCCTGGAAGCGCCCGCCCATCATGGAATCGCGTTCACCGGCGACGGGTTCCCCGAGGGGGCCGCCCGCGCCGCCGAGGGCGGCGAACTTCGCCCCGATGGAGCCGTACGGCATCAGGTCGTCCAGCTGGCCGTACCGGCGCGGGGTGAATCCCCGGAGCCCGTCGTTCCATACGCGTTCCTCGGGAACGTGGCCGAAGTCGTACGTCTCGCGCACCACCGGCCGCGTGTGGGCCTCGTCGGCCCAGCGGACGAAGAGGGCGACGTGGTCGGTGCCGCCCGAGTCACGCAACAGGGCGTCGCCGGGCTGGAGTTCGTTCGCGGGAAGGTCGGAGGTGACGTTCCACAGGGTCCAGGTGGTCAGGGACGAGTCCAGGCGCCAGGCCATCGACACGTAGCCCGAGCAGTCCGGCCGGTAGCAGCCGAACTGGTTCTCGTGACAGCCGCTCTGGCTGTACGGCACCTGCTCGGCGATCCACGACCAGGCCCGGTCCATCACCTCGCCCCGCCCGATGGACCCGCCGCGCGGGGCCGCGACGGCGGCCTGCGGCGAGGAGAAGGAGATCGCGAGGGCGGCCAGGGCCAGTACCATCGCCCCGATCACACGCTGGAGGGTCGACGCTCTCATGGCTGTCTCCCGGTCAGTTGTCGGTGGTCCAGGTGCCCCTGGTCGGGTTCCAGTGGATCGTGGCGTTCTGGAACTTCTGGGCCTTGCCGTTGCCCGCCTCGTCCGTCTCGTCGGTCACCGGGTAGCCGAAGACCCGCTCGTTGCCGCCCGCGCGGAAGGCGTCGTGGATCGCCCCGTGCACCACGTGCGCGCCGGTCTGCGGGGACCAGAGGAAGAGGCCCCTCTCGAAGGTCTGGTACCGGCCGCGGGTGCCGCCCGGCGACTGGCCCGCGTCGGCCTCGTCCATCGTCGGGAAACCCCACTGCCGTTCGGCGTCGGTGGCCCAGAAGCGCGCGAGGATGTCCCCGTACACGGCGAAGGCGGCGTCCGGGTGCCAGATGACGATGCCGTTGCGGAACGCCTGGAAGCGCCCGCCCAGCAGGGCGTCCTCCTCGGCGCGTACGGGATCCCCGAGGGGCCCGCCCGCGCCGCCCAGGGCGTCGAACTTGGCCCCGATCGAGCCGTAGGGCTGGAACGCCTCGTCCCGCATCTGCCGGGCCACGCCCTCCGCCTGGGGGTAGCGCTCGGGGTAGGCGGAGCGCTGGACGGCCTGGGCCAGCTCGCCGGCGCTGCTTCCCTCCATGCCGGGCTCCATCTGCTGGGCCACCTCGAAGAACTTGTTCGCCGCGTAGTCGACGTCGAGGACCTGCTCGGGCGAGCCCCAGCCCTGGGAGGGCCGCTGCTGGAAGACGCCGAGCGAGTCGCGGTCCCCGCAGTTCAGGTTGTTCATGCGGGACTCCACCCAGCCGGTCTCGAATCCGGCGAGCATCACCTTCTCGGACACGCCGCGCCGTTGGCCGACCTCGTACACCTTGCGGGTGACCGCGATGTCCCGCTCGGGCGGTATCGCGCAGAACATCTCGGCGGTCGCCGGGTGCCCGAGGGGTCCCGGCACACCGGGCGGCGTCGGTCCCGCCGCCCGGGCCGGGCCGCCCAGGGTGGTCGCGGTGGTCAGGGC
Protein-coding sequences here:
- a CDS encoding LGFP repeat-containing protein, coding for MRASTLQRVIGAMVLALAALAISFSSPQAAVAAPRGGSIGRGEVMDRAWSWIAEQVPYSQSGCHENQFGCYRPDCSGYVSMAWRLDSSLTTWTLWNVTSDLPANELQPGDALLRDSGGTDHVALFVRWADEAHTRPVVRETYDFGHVPEERVWNDGLRGFTPRRYGQLDDLMPYGSIGAKFAALGGAGGPLGEPVAGERDSMMGGRFQAFRNGIVIWHPDAAFAVYGDILARFWATDAERRWGFPTTDEAEAGQSPGGSRGRYQFFEKALFLWSAQTGAHPVQGAIYEAFRAGGNERVFGYPVTDETDEAGNGKAQKFQNATIHWNPARGTWTTND
- a CDS encoding LGFP repeat-containing protein; this translates as MPGPAVRHAGRGLALALALTTATTLGGPARAAGPTPPGVPGPLGHPATAEMFCAIPPERDIAVTRKVYEVGQRRGVSEKVMLAGFETGWVESRMNNLNCGDRDSLGVFQQRPSQGWGSPEQVLDVDYAANKFFEVAQQMEPGMEGSSAGELAQAVQRSAYPERYPQAEGVARQMRDEAFQPYGSIGAKFDALGGAGGPLGDPVRAEEDALLGGRFQAFRNGIVIWHPDAAFAVYGDILARFWATDAERQWGFPTMDEADAGQSPGGTRGRYQTFERGLFLWSPQTGAHVVHGAIHDAFRAGGNERVFGYPVTDETDEAGNGKAQKFQNATIHWNPTRGTWTTDN